A stretch of DNA from Arthrobacter jiangjiafuii:
TGGCCGGGGCATCCACGCGGGCGTATTCGGGGTCACCGAACGCGGTGGTCAGTTCGCGGTAGCGCTGCGACGGCGTCTTGCCCGTGACGGCGGTGATTTCCGAGGCCAGCAGGGCCAGCAGGATGCCGTCCTTGTCGGTGGTCCACGCCTTGCCGTCCCGGCGCAGGAAGGAAGCGCCGGCGGATTCCTCGCCGCCGAAGGCCGCCTCGCCCGAGAGCAGGCCCGGAACGAACCACTTGAAGCCCACCGGCACCTCCATCAGGGTCCGGCCCAGGTCGCCGGCCACCCGGTCGATCATCGAGGAGGAGACCAGGGTCTTGCCCACCACCGCGTTTTCCGGCCAGTCAGACCGGTTCCGGTAGAGGTAGTCGATGGCCACGGCCAGATAGTGGTTGGGGTTCATCAGCCCGGCATCCGGGGTCACGATCCCGTGCCGGTCGGCGTCGGCGTCGTTGCCGGTGGCGATGTCGTATTCGTTGGCGCGGGAGATCAGCGAGGCCATGGCATAGGGGGAGGAGCAGTCCATCCGGATCTTCTCGTCCCAGTCCAGGGTCATGAACGCCCACTGCGGGTCCACATTCGGGTTGACCACGCTCAGGTTCAGCTGGTGCGCTTCGGCAATGGCGCCCCAGTAGTCCACCGATGCTCCACCGAGCGGATCGGCGCCGATGTGCAGGCCGGAACCGCGGATGGCATCCAGGTCCAGGACCGAGGGCAGGTCCTGGACGTAGTTCTGCAGGAAGTCGTAGGTGCCCACGGAATCGGCCAGCCGGGCCTCGCCGAGCGGAATGCGCCGCACGCCGCGCAGTCCGTCCTCGAGCAGTTCGTTGGCGCGGTTGGCAATCCAGTTCGTGGCCTCGGAGCCGGCCGGGCCGCCCGTGGGCGGGTTGTACTTGAAACCGCCGTCGGCCGGGGGATTGTGCGAGGGGGTGATGATGATGCCGTCGGCCTGGTCGGTGCGACCGGCGTTGTACTTCAGGATGGCGTGGCTGAGCGCGGGCGTGGGCGTGAATCCGTTGCGGGCGTCAATCAGGACATTCACGGAGTTGCCGGCGAGCACCTCCAGGGCGGTGTTCTGCGCGGGCTCGGACAGGGCGTGGGTGTCCTTGCCCATGAACAGCGGGCCGGTGATGCCCTGCCCGTTGCGGTATTCCACGATCGCCTGGGTGATGGCGGCAATATGCGGCTCGTTGAAGGCGCCGTTCAGGGAGGAGCCGCGGTGCCCGGAGGTGCCGAAGACCACGCGCTGCGCGGGGTCGTCCATATCCGGCCGGATGTCGGCATAGGCATCCAGCAGCTTCGTCAGGTCTACAAGGTCGGAGGGTTGGGCAACTGTGCCCGCGCGGTTAGCCATACCCCTAAGCATGCCAAACATTCGCCCTTTCGGGCAGAAGGGCGGCCGGGACCATCGACACAAACAAACGACGACGGCGGCGGGTGCCGTCGTCGTCGTTTGTTTGGCCGCGAAGGGCCGGTGGAGCCGGGTGCTTAGCGCACGCTGCCCATCAGCTTCTTGATGGCGGGGCTGGCCACGGCCAGGGCAATGCCCAGGACGATGGCGGTGATGCCGCTGAACGCGAAGTAGGTCACTTCAGTGGCCGGATCGTAGAACTGTGCCAGCCAGCCGGCCAGGGTGGTGCCCAGCGAAACGGACAGGAAGAACAGTGCCACCATCTGGGTCCGGAAAATGGTCGGCGCCAGCTTGGTAGCGACCGACAGGCCGATCGGCGACAGGAACAGTTCGGCAAAGGTGAACAGCAGCAGGATGCCGGCCAGAGCCAGCAGCGGGGTGCTGCCCGGGCCGCCGCCGGAGAACGGAATGAACGCCAGGAACGCGAGGCCCATGACAGCCAGGCCGAGGGCAAACTTCAGCGGGGAGGACGGCTGCTTGTCGCCCAGCTTCGTCCACACAGTGGCGAAGACCGCGGCGAAGACGATGATGAAGACCGGGTTGATGGACTGCACAAAGCTCGGCGGCATTTCCCAGCCGAACAGGTTGCGGTTCAGTGACGTGTCGGCGTAGATGGCGACCACGGTGAACTGCTGCTGGAACAGGGCCCAGAATGCGGCGCTGGCAATGAACAGCGGCATGAACGAGTACACGCGGCGGCGCTCGAGCTTGTTCACCTTCTTGCTGGTCAGGATCACCACGAAGTAACCGATGGAGGCCAGGATGGCCACGGTGGCCATCACCGGAGCCAGGTTTTCGGCCGTCAGCAGGCCCAGGGCCACGGCCAGGACGATCAGCACGATCGCACCCAGGGTGAGCGCAATGACCTTGTTGAACTTGTTGCGGGGCAGCGGGTTGCTGACCTGGTGGGCGGTTTCGGGCAGGTACTTGCGGGTCATGCCGTACTGGGTCAGGCCGACGATCATGCCGAGGGCAGCCAGGCCGAAGCCGAAGTGGAAGCCCCAGGCGTTCTGCACCAGGCCGGTGAGGATCGGCCCCACCAGGGCACCGAGGTTGATGCCCATGTAGAAGATGGAGAAGCCGGCGTCGCGGCGCTCATC
This window harbors:
- the pgm gene encoding phosphoglucomutase (alpha-D-glucose-1,6-bisphosphate-dependent); this translates as MANRAGTVAQPSDLVDLTKLLDAYADIRPDMDDPAQRVVFGTSGHRGSSLNGAFNEPHIAAITQAIVEYRNGQGITGPLFMGKDTHALSEPAQNTALEVLAGNSVNVLIDARNGFTPTPALSHAILKYNAGRTDQADGIIITPSHNPPADGGFKYNPPTGGPAGSEATNWIANRANELLEDGLRGVRRIPLGEARLADSVGTYDFLQNYVQDLPSVLDLDAIRGSGLHIGADPLGGASVDYWGAIAEAHQLNLSVVNPNVDPQWAFMTLDWDEKIRMDCSSPYAMASLISRANEYDIATGNDADADRHGIVTPDAGLMNPNHYLAVAIDYLYRNRSDWPENAVVGKTLVSSSMIDRVAGDLGRTLMEVPVGFKWFVPGLLSGEAAFGGEESAGASFLRRDGKAWTTDKDGILLALLASEITAVTGKTPSQRYRELTTAFGDPEYARVDAPASREQKAALAKLSPSDVTATTLAGEEITARLTEAPGNGAPIGGLKVTTENAWFAARPSGTEDVYKIYAESFKGLEHLRTVQAEAKAIVDGVIS
- a CDS encoding peptide MFS transporter; protein product: MSSNPSTSAAPPARKSFFGHPRMLANLFSVELWERFSFYGMQGILLYYMYYSVAEGGLGINMAVATGLVGAYGGGVYLSTILGAWVADRLLGSERVLFYSAIIIVLGHISLAVLPGAAGLAAGLILIALGSGGLKANATSLVGTLYAEKDERRDAGFSIFYMGINLGALVGPILTGLVQNAWGFHFGFGLAALGMIVGLTQYGMTRKYLPETAHQVSNPLPRNKFNKVIALTLGAIVLIVLAVALGLLTAENLAPVMATVAILASIGYFVVILTSKKVNKLERRRVYSFMPLFIASAAFWALFQQQFTVVAIYADTSLNRNLFGWEMPPSFVQSINPVFIIVFAAVFATVWTKLGDKQPSSPLKFALGLAVMGLAFLAFIPFSGGGPGSTPLLALAGILLLFTFAELFLSPIGLSVATKLAPTIFRTQMVALFFLSVSLGTTLAGWLAQFYDPATEVTYFAFSGITAIVLGIALAVASPAIKKLMGSVR